The Phorcysia thermohydrogeniphila genome has a segment encoding these proteins:
- a CDS encoding valine--tRNA ligase, with the protein MELAPTYNPALFEDKWYRFWLEKGYFHADEKKVLSGEKKKFSVVLPPPNVTGVLHVGHALNSTLQDIICRWKRMKGYEVCWIPGTDHAGIATQWVVEKELAKEGLTRHDVGREEFVKRVWKWKEEYGSRIINQLKKLGTSCDWDRERFTMDEGFSKAVRKAFVKLYREGLIYRGKRLINWCPRCHTALSDLEVEHEEVQGNLWYIRYPLVDGDGYVVVATTRPETMLGDVAVAVNPEDERYKDLVGKKVRLPIVNREIPIIADEYVDPEFGTGVVKITPAHDFNDFEIGQRHGLPAISVMDDWGRITVEPFKGVDRFEAREAIVSLLKEEGLLEKVEPHVHAVGHCYRCKTVVEPYLSDQWFVKTKPLAEKPIEAVKTGEIKFIPKQWENTFFDWMYNIRDWCISRQIWWGHRIPAWYCEECGHINVAEETPKRCESCGSEKLRQDEDVLDTWFSSALWPFGTLGWPEETDDLKAFYPTDLLVTGFDIIFFWVSRMMMMGYHFTGKKPFSDVYVHALVRDEHGQKMSKTKGNVIDPLEMVEKYGADTLRFTLAALAAQGRDIRLSEKIIEGYKHFANKVWNIARFVLSATEQVEFEGAVAYQPEDRWILTKLSETVEAVDRELENYRFNEAAKAIYQFLWHEFADWYIEFSKQRIFKGSDEEKRTAVHVLLSVLRDSLKLLHPIMPFLTEEIYQKLPNKDAESIVIAPWPSPEFKFEESVEPVETVKEIIRGIRNTKAELNIPPSTKVEVFVKSSDEELLKTISIMVPSIKQLAKVSELQRTEEAPSGCVSFFLPGVEVYVKVGELIDVAKEIERIKKKLSGVEKDIKKLEKKLSNENFLKRAPKEVVEKNRNELEELREIYEKLNNTLKQLENILS; encoded by the coding sequence ATGGAGTTAGCTCCGACTTACAATCCTGCTCTCTTTGAGGATAAATGGTATCGCTTCTGGCTTGAGAAAGGTTACTTCCACGCCGACGAGAAGAAGGTTCTCTCCGGCGAAAAGAAAAAGTTCAGCGTTGTTCTCCCTCCTCCAAATGTAACCGGAGTTCTCCACGTCGGGCACGCCCTTAACTCTACTTTGCAGGACATTATCTGCCGCTGGAAGAGGATGAAGGGCTATGAGGTCTGCTGGATTCCGGGAACAGACCACGCAGGGATAGCTACCCAGTGGGTTGTTGAGAAAGAGCTTGCGAAGGAAGGTTTAACCCGCCACGACGTAGGAAGAGAGGAGTTTGTAAAGAGGGTATGGAAGTGGAAGGAGGAGTACGGTAGCAGGATAATCAACCAGCTTAAAAAGCTTGGAACTTCCTGCGACTGGGACAGAGAACGCTTTACAATGGACGAAGGCTTTTCAAAGGCGGTAAGGAAGGCTTTTGTAAAGCTCTATAGGGAAGGACTCATCTACAGGGGTAAAAGGCTAATCAACTGGTGTCCAAGGTGTCACACGGCACTTTCAGACCTTGAAGTTGAGCACGAGGAGGTTCAGGGTAACCTCTGGTACATCCGCTACCCTCTTGTTGACGGGGACGGTTACGTTGTTGTGGCCACGACAAGACCTGAAACGATGCTTGGAGACGTTGCCGTTGCTGTAAACCCGGAAGATGAGAGGTATAAGGACTTAGTTGGCAAAAAGGTAAGGCTACCGATTGTAAACAGGGAGATACCGATAATTGCCGACGAGTACGTTGACCCAGAGTTTGGAACGGGCGTTGTGAAGATTACTCCTGCCCACGACTTTAACGACTTTGAAATAGGCCAGAGGCACGGACTACCTGCCATCTCTGTAATGGACGACTGGGGCAGAATAACGGTAGAGCCCTTTAAAGGTGTAGACAGGTTTGAGGCAAGGGAGGCGATAGTTTCTCTCCTTAAAGAGGAGGGACTCCTTGAAAAGGTTGAGCCCCACGTTCACGCCGTTGGACACTGCTACAGGTGTAAGACAGTCGTTGAGCCTTACCTCTCTGACCAGTGGTTCGTAAAGACGAAGCCCTTAGCCGAAAAGCCCATAGAGGCCGTTAAGACGGGAGAGATAAAGTTCATTCCAAAGCAGTGGGAAAACACCTTCTTTGACTGGATGTACAACATCAGGGACTGGTGTATCTCCCGTCAGATATGGTGGGGACATAGGATTCCCGCTTGGTACTGTGAGGAGTGTGGACACATAAACGTTGCAGAGGAGACTCCTAAGAGGTGTGAAAGCTGTGGAAGCGAGAAGTTAAGGCAGGACGAGGACGTCCTTGATACGTGGTTTAGTTCAGCTCTTTGGCCTTTTGGAACTCTTGGCTGGCCTGAAGAAACTGACGACTTAAAGGCCTTCTACCCGACAGACCTTTTAGTGACAGGTTTTGACATCATCTTCTTCTGGGTATCCCGTATGATGATGATGGGATACCACTTCACCGGTAAAAAACCCTTCTCTGACGTTTACGTTCACGCTTTAGTCCGCGACGAGCACGGCCAGAAGATGAGTAAGACCAAGGGGAACGTCATAGACCCCCTTGAGATGGTAGAAAAGTACGGGGCTGACACTTTAAGGTTTACTCTGGCAGCGTTGGCAGCTCAGGGAAGGGACATTAGGCTCTCTGAAAAAATCATTGAAGGCTACAAGCACTTTGCTAACAAGGTGTGGAACATTGCAAGGTTTGTTCTTTCGGCTACCGAGCAGGTGGAATTTGAGGGAGCTGTTGCCTACCAGCCGGAGGACAGGTGGATACTTACAAAGCTCTCAGAAACCGTTGAGGCCGTTGACAGAGAGCTTGAAAACTACAGGTTCAACGAGGCTGCAAAGGCCATCTACCAGTTCCTGTGGCACGAGTTTGCCGACTGGTACATTGAGTTCTCAAAACAGAGAATCTTTAAGGGAAGTGACGAGGAGAAGAGAACTGCCGTTCACGTTCTCCTAAGTGTCCTGAGGGATTCTTTGAAGCTCCTTCATCCAATAATGCCCTTCCTTACGGAGGAGATTTACCAGAAGCTACCAAATAAGGATGCAGAGTCTATCGTTATAGCTCCGTGGCCTTCACCTGAGTTTAAGTTTGAGGAGTCTGTTGAGCCTGTGGAGACCGTTAAGGAGATAATAAGGGGAATAAGGAACACAAAGGCAGAGCTTAACATTCCTCCTTCTACTAAGGTTGAGGTCTTTGTTAAGAGTAGCGATGAGGAGCTCCTTAAAACAATTTCCATCATGGTTCCTTCCATTAAACAACTTGCAAAGGTTTCGGAGCTCCAGAGGACGGAAGAAGCTCCTTCTGGCTGTGTATCCTTCTTCCTTCCGGGAGTTGAGGTTTACGTTAAAGTCGGCGAGCTGATAGACGTTGCCAAGGAGATAGAGAGGATTAAGAAGAAACTTTCCGGCGTAGAAAAAGACATCAAGAAGCTTGAGAAGAAGCTTTCAAACGAGAACTTCTTGAAGAGAGCTCCAAAGGAAGTTGTTGAGAAGAACCGTAATGAACTTGAGGAACTAAGAGAGATTTACGAAAAACTGAACAATACCCTCAAGCAACTGGAAAATATCCTTTCTTAA
- the recA gene encoding recombinase RecA yields the protein MEEERRKVLEDALRRIKKEFGEGSVMFLGEKPVESVPTISTGSIAIDRATGIGGIPRGRITEIYGPESSGKTTLALHVIANVQKEGGVAAFIDAEHALDPTYARKLGINLDELLVSQPDSGEQALEIAETLVRSGAVDVIVVDSVAALVPEDEIKGDMGQAHVGLQARLMSQALRKLTAATSKSNCALIFINQVREKIGGMGYGGPQETTTGGRALKFYASMRIDIRSIGQIKGKADERIGHKAKVKIVKNKLAPPFREAIVEIYYGEGISREADLLNLGEELGIVKKSGSWYAFGDVRLGQGKENARIFLKENPEIASELEKRIMEVISG from the coding sequence ATGGAAGAGGAAAGGAGAAAAGTCTTAGAAGACGCGCTAAGGAGAATTAAGAAGGAGTTCGGCGAAGGCTCTGTAATGTTCTTAGGCGAAAAGCCTGTAGAGAGCGTGCCGACAATTTCAACAGGCTCTATTGCCATAGACAGGGCAACGGGAATTGGTGGAATTCCCCGTGGAAGGATAACAGAGATTTACGGCCCAGAGTCCTCAGGTAAAACAACCCTTGCACTTCACGTTATAGCCAACGTCCAGAAAGAGGGCGGAGTTGCAGCCTTTATAGACGCAGAGCACGCCCTTGACCCAACTTACGCCAGAAAGCTCGGAATAAACCTTGATGAGCTCTTGGTATCCCAGCCAGACAGCGGAGAGCAGGCCCTTGAGATTGCAGAGACCTTAGTAAGGAGCGGGGCAGTTGACGTAATTGTCGTTGACTCCGTTGCAGCCCTCGTTCCTGAGGACGAGATAAAGGGAGACATGGGACAGGCCCACGTTGGACTTCAGGCAAGGTTAATGTCTCAGGCTCTAAGGAAGCTAACAGCCGCAACGAGCAAGAGCAACTGTGCCTTGATATTCATCAATCAGGTGAGGGAAAAGATAGGAGGAATGGGCTACGGAGGCCCTCAGGAGACGACAACCGGCGGTAGAGCTCTCAAGTTCTACGCGTCAATGAGAATTGACATAAGGAGCATCGGCCAGATAAAGGGCAAAGCCGACGAGAGGATAGGCCACAAGGCCAAGGTGAAAATCGTAAAGAACAAATTAGCTCCTCCCTTTAGAGAGGCGATTGTTGAAATCTACTACGGAGAGGGGATTTCAAGGGAGGCGGACTTACTGAACCTTGGAGAGGAGCTTGGAATCGTAAAGAAGAGCGGTTCTTGGTATGCCTTCGGTGATGTAAGGCTCGGTCAGGGCAAAGAGAACGCAAGGATCTTCCTAAAGGAGAACCCAGAAATCGCCTCCGAGCTTGAAAAAAGGATAATGGAGGTTATCAGTGGCTAA
- a CDS encoding YbjN domain-containing protein: MKKVKLKTLMIAASLCSSFAFTAPSYAVEIISAENPQAILNIAKGFGSAKLKKDSTGDPLIVGRIEGTKYTISFYGCSNGKNCKDILFNAAWEGKKISLEKINKWNRDKRFGKAYIDKDNTINLEMAVNLRYGVTEENLEDTFEWWKHIMKEFEREVLEK; the protein is encoded by the coding sequence ATGAAAAAAGTCAAACTAAAAACTCTAATGATAGCAGCGTCTTTATGTAGTTCCTTTGCTTTTACAGCACCAAGCTACGCAGTTGAAATCATTTCAGCAGAAAATCCTCAAGCTATTCTCAACATAGCAAAGGGATTTGGAAGCGCCAAGCTTAAAAAGGACTCCACCGGAGACCCTCTAATCGTTGGAAGAATAGAAGGAACAAAATACACTATTTCTTTCTACGGGTGCAGTAACGGGAAAAACTGCAAAGATATCCTTTTTAACGCCGCTTGGGAGGGTAAGAAAATTTCCCTTGAAAAAATAAACAAGTGGAATAGGGATAAACGCTTTGGTAAGGCTTACATAGATAAAGACAACACCATCAACTTAGAGATGGCAGTTAACCTCAGGTACGGCGTAACTGAGGAAAACTTAGAAGATACCTTTGAATGGTGGAAACACATAATGAAGGAGTTTGAAAGAGAAGTATTAGAAAAATGA
- a CDS encoding type IV pilus twitching motility protein PilT, protein MAKIDLKALLTQAFKLGASDVHLRAKLPPYFRINGKLVRTDLPILEVSDIHAYVKEILPVDKKKDLPYIKNLDLAYSIPGVCRFRVNIFKQRGTFAIVMRAIPSEIPTIDKLNLPSVLKKIALYQRGLVLVTGATGSGKSTTLAAMLEELNNHDSRVVITIEDPIEYLHRDKKCIFYQREVGDDADDFFTALRAALREDPDVILVGEMRDPETVRTALDAAETGHMVFSTLHTLDAKETINRIISFFPPHHQQAIRFQLASVLKATISQRLLPRADGKGRVPAVEVMIVTDAIRERIMNPEMTDEIPEFIEKGREIYGSQTFDQSLYELWRKGLITKEDALKYATRPDDLRLKMEGIFSGGFEA, encoded by the coding sequence GTGGCTAAGATAGATTTAAAAGCTCTTTTAACCCAAGCTTTCAAGCTTGGAGCATCTGACGTTCACTTAAGGGCAAAACTTCCACCCTACTTTAGGATAAACGGAAAACTCGTCAGAACCGACCTCCCAATACTTGAGGTTAGCGATATTCACGCCTACGTGAAAGAGATACTGCCTGTGGATAAGAAGAAGGACCTTCCCTACATAAAGAACTTAGACCTCGCCTACAGTATCCCGGGAGTCTGTCGCTTTAGGGTAAACATCTTTAAGCAGAGGGGAACTTTTGCGATTGTAATGCGTGCAATCCCCTCAGAAATACCAACCATTGACAAGCTGAACCTGCCAAGCGTTTTAAAGAAGATAGCCCTCTACCAGAGGGGTCTCGTCCTTGTAACCGGTGCTACAGGTTCTGGTAAGTCAACCACCTTAGCCGCAATGCTTGAGGAGCTCAACAATCACGACTCAAGGGTCGTCATAACAATTGAGGACCCGATAGAGTACCTCCACAGGGACAAGAAGTGTATCTTCTACCAGCGTGAGGTTGGAGACGACGCTGACGACTTCTTTACAGCCCTTAGAGCAGCTCTCCGTGAAGACCCAGACGTTATACTCGTCGGTGAGATGAGGGACCCGGAAACGGTAAGGACAGCCTTAGACGCTGCCGAAACGGGTCACATGGTCTTTTCTACACTCCACACACTTGATGCAAAGGAGACGATAAACAGGATAATCTCCTTCTTCCCTCCCCACCACCAGCAGGCCATAAGGTTCCAGCTTGCTTCCGTCCTAAAGGCCACAATTTCCCAGAGACTCCTGCCAAGGGCCGACGGTAAGGGAAGAGTTCCTGCCGTTGAGGTTATGATTGTCACAGACGCCATCAGAGAAAGAATCATGAATCCCGAAATGACTGACGAGATTCCAGAGTTCATAGAGAAGGGCAGGGAGATTTACGGTTCTCAGACCTTTGACCAGTCCCTATACGAGCTCTGGAGAAAGGGACTCATCACAAAAGAGGATGCCCTCAAGTACGCGACAAGACCTGATGACCTTAGACTCAAGATGGAGGGAATCTTCTCAGGCGGTTTTGAGGCATAA
- a CDS encoding nucleoside deaminase produces the protein MEDLKFLREALKEAKKAYELGEVPIGAVIVRDGEIVARAFNRKEFLQDPTAHAEVLAIREASRKLNSWRLTDCTLYSTVEPCIMCCGVIIQARVKRVVYSLPDPKFGGVESLYSILADERINHRPEVNRIYLPEAEELLKEFFKALRERCRSLA, from the coding sequence ATGGAAGACCTGAAGTTCCTGAGAGAGGCTCTTAAAGAGGCCAAAAAGGCCTACGAGCTTGGCGAAGTTCCAATAGGAGCTGTAATCGTAAGGGATGGGGAAATCGTAGCCCGCGCCTTCAACCGTAAAGAGTTCCTTCAGGACCCAACCGCCCACGCAGAAGTTTTAGCCATAAGAGAAGCATCAAGGAAACTTAATTCTTGGCGTTTAACCGACTGCACCCTCTACTCAACCGTTGAACCGTGCATAATGTGTTGCGGTGTTATAATTCAAGCAAGGGTCAAAAGGGTTGTTTACTCTTTGCCTGACCCAAAATTTGGGGGAGTAGAGAGCCTCTATTCAATACTCGCAGATGAAAGGATTAACCATAGACCAGAAGTTAATAGAATATACCTGCCTGAAGCAGAGGAGCTCCTCAAGGAGTTCTTTAAGGCTTTAAGGGAGAGGTGCCGGAGCCTGGCTTAA